The genomic window GTTCCGCGCTGGTGCGATAGAAATCTTTGGAGGGGGATTTAAATGGTATTTTCATAAGTAGCTCCTTTCTACGCCACCCTATAACTTTTAGTTTTTACATTGTCAGGTTTATTCTCGGACAGCCTCCTAGGCACGGACAACCGGAGATTCCAGCGGACTGAACCACCAGAGCATTCCTTGCAAAATGAATACTTCAATGAACAACTTCGCAACATTACCGGTAAGAACAATCCATGAAATGCTCATGCGGGCCAATTCTATGAGGACATCCTCAATCACCCCCAGGACTTTGGTATTATGCATTTTCCGGTAAAGTTTAAGACCGCATTGTGCCTGCTCATAACATTTTTCCAGAATATTCTCTATATCCATATACCCTCATGTGATTGGAAGTTCAGGCAGTGACTGGTTCAATCACAAACAGCAAATCGCCACGACTCACAGTCTGTCCGTTATCTGCCATGATTTTTTTAACCGTGAACTGTTCAAAACCATGATACAAAGATTCACCATCAAGCCCCTTGTACATTTGCAAAGTCAATTCCGAGAAAACTTTCATGGATTCCATCAGACACATGACCTTGTCTCGATTAATCACTTCGCCTTCCTTGATAAAAGGCGGATCCTCCGGAGAGTTTGCCCGATAAAAAGTTCCCATACGTGGAGAAATAACTTTGAGTTCATTGCTACCGGGCAAAGCCAGAGATTCCTGTTCCGTGGAAGTTGATGCCGAACCGGAATACTCAATGGTTTGGCGAATCAGTTCATGTTCATCAATACGTTTCAGAAATTCTGGCAGAAAATGGGTGTCATAATCACCGGAAGCAAAAACCTGGTCTTCAAGAATGTTCTGAACCAGCGCCTGATTGGTGGAAATCCCATGTACCTGAACCCGTTTGAGGTATCCCAACAACCGCTTGATCGCGCTTTCACGATCTTTCCCCCAAACAACAATCTGCACAATCATGCTATCATAATACGGAGGAACCACCGAACCTTTTTCTACCGCGGTGATGACGCGAACATGCTGTTCCGCAGGTAAAAACAATTCTGAGAGATACCCGGGATCAGGAAGAAAAACGATAGACCCGCTTGTATTTTTTTCCACCCGTTCCGCATTGATTCGCCATTCAATCGAATGACCATCCTGCCGAACATCAAGATCCTCGATGCTTTCACCGGAAGCGATACGGAACTGCTGATGCACCAGGTCAATGCCTGAAGTCATTTCTGAAACAGGATGTTCCACTTGCAAGCGGGTATTCATTTCCATGAAATACACCTTTTTTTCTTTCCGATCATAAATAAACTCCACAGTTCCGGCACCAATATAGTCAATCCCATTGATTAACGTATTGGTGTATTTGTAAAGCTGTTTGAGAATTTTATCAGGGACATTGCTGGCACTTTCCTCAATGATTTTCTGAAATTTCCGTTGAACAGAACAATCCCGAACACCAAGAATTTTTGAATTCCCATGGGTATCGCGCAAGATCTGAACTTCCAGATGTCTCATCGAGCGAATGTAACGTTCCAGATATAAATCCCCATTGCCGAAAGCGCTGAGGGCTTCCTGAGACATGCGTGAATAGAGCGGGATGAATTGCGCGGGATCCTCCACCACCATGATGCCTTTCCCGCCGCCGCCATGCGCGGCTTTGATCAATACAGGAAAACCAATATCTTCCGCCACAGCCTTGGCATGCACTGGATCACTCAAAACACCGTCACTGCCTGGAACCACTGGAACCTTGAGCTTTTTTGCTGTTTCAATCGCATTCGTTTTATTCCCCATCAGATGCATCGTCATTGCGTGAGGACCAATAAAATTGAAACCATGCGTCCTGCATATTTTGGCATACGCCGGATTTTCCGATAAAAATCCGATTCCGGGATGAATGGACTGGGCATTTTCCTGTTCTGCCACCCGGATCACACTCATGGCATTCAAATAACTTTCCTGCGGAGTATTGCCGCCAATACACACCAGCCTGTCATTGGCGGTGAGTAACCTGGTGGGATAACTTTCAATATCGGCATCAGACTGAACAAGAATCACAGTCAACCCTGAATCATGAGCCCCCTGAATCAGGCGTGCGGCAGTGCATCCCCTGGCGTGAATCAACACATTTTCCAGTTTTTTGACATGGAGTTGTTCACTGATTTCGTCCTGGGTTTCATCAATGTGTGATTCAGCGGAGGGCCGATATTCTCCGGTCAGAATGCTGGAAATCACCTTTTTTACCGTTAATTCCGCTTTAGGGATTTCGGGATCAATTTCATGCAAACGCTCATCAATATTCTGATCAAAAGGGTTTTGAACCAGGCCATTCATGCTACCTTGACGAACAGACAAATAATTGGAGAGAATCGCACTGGCCTGCAAATGACTCTCAACCACCAACTGCCCGGCAAAGGGCATGACAGAACCTGACAGATAATAGGTTCTGACCAGAATATGCGTGACAAAACTGGCTTGTGAACCACCCGTACAATCGCGAAAACCAAAACAAATCACAGGCAGATCATGGTCTTTCACAAAACGAGTGATACGGTCATTCACCACCGCCATGGAAAACAATGATCCCGGTCCTTCTTTAGTTTGCATTCCGCCTGAAGAAATAAACATGACAACAGGCAGTTTTTGTTCCGCGCAATCCACCAGCAATTTACACACTTTTTCTCCGCTGGCCATATCAAAGGCCCCAGCCTGAAACAATGAGTTGCTGACGACCAGGCCTACTTTACGTTTGAGATTTCCATCTTCGTAAGTCGCCATCCCGGTAATCACGCCACAGGGACGAATCTGGTTATCAATCGCCTTTTCAATGGATTTACGGAATCCGGGAAAACGAACAGGGTCGCTGGTCATCAGATCCTGATAGGTTTCTTTGAAATCGGTAAAAAATTCCTGAATGATGGTATCAGGCGCAAGGGCTGTCTTTTTGTATTCACGGAGCAGATTAAAAATCAGCAGATCTTTATAGGCTCGATCCAGCCGATTCCAGAAATCGCGGATACCAATATTTTTCGGAGTGATTCGACCGTCAAACGGAACATTTTCAGACTGACTTCTGTGCAATCCGGGCAACAGATTGGAAAAATAATAACTGACCAGCGCAAACAAAGGTGGACTGAGGCGAGGAAACACCATGCGCTTCCAATCACTCACAGTTTTCATTATCTGATCACAATTTTTCTGACGGATAAAAACCACCAGCCATTTGAAAAAACTGTCCCTGATCACATCACTCTTGTAATTGAGCGATTGTTTTTCAAAAGCCTGCATTGCCAGGTCAAATGCCCGTTCAAATAACATTGCGACGGAATTCTGGGAAATCTGGTTGGTACCTTTGAGTTCTCCCGCAATCATCGACAGACTTTCCATCACATTGTCATACAAGAGATCAAACAAAATGATGTTCTGGAAAGAATTCTGAAATCCCAGGAGAATATCTTTGTCCTGCAGAATCTGGAGAATATTGTAGGCATGAGTCACTGGACGATTTTCAATTTGCTTCAGATATTCATGCAACTGAATCAGATTTTCTGAAGCATCCTCTTTCCAGTAATTATAAAGATAGACCAGAATTTCCATGGTCATTTTATCCACGGCCTGCCCAAAATTTTCCTTGGGATCTCCCATGAAAAATGTCGCGATCTTTCCACGCTCTTTGCCACGGTTATCACGGGCATCCCGATATTCCTGAAAGCTTCTGTTCAAATTTTCATTATAGCGAATTTCCAGCGGGGTCTTTACCCATTTCTGGAACTTTTCCTGGCGTTCACTGGCCAAACGTTCATTAAGACGGCCTTCCGGAATTTTCAGGTGGCTCAGGCGGGAATAATTAAGAATGGATTGACTTGAAATGCGATTACGCAACTTCAGATAACGCATGAAACGGTACACACTGCCAAACACGTTCAGAATCCCTGTGGGTGATCTGTCAGCAATCCGGTTTTCTTCGACCAGCAGTTCAGAAGGATCCAGATAGTGTTTGATGCTTTCCTTGTAATGATCAAAAAACAATTCGTGCGTTCGCAAAAACACTTTCGCGTTTTTTTCGATACATTCAATAGAACTCAATATCGCGGCACGCAAATTGGGCAGCAAGTGATGTTCATTGGGGCTATAGTTGATGATGCCATCGAGATAGCCTCCGGCAAACAGTTCATAGGAAGAAATCCCCACGTATTTTGCGCATTCCTGCCAAGACAAATTGTAGTTCCGGGAAATACTGCTCAAGCCCTTGGGATGGATGGTATTAAACACCCCGTCCTTGACAGACAACAGAATATTGGTGGTTGCCAACGGAATGGCCCCGCCACTGTAGCCATGTCCATAAACAATGCCGACAGAGGGAAGCTGTAAATTGGCCATTTCCGCAAT from SAR324 cluster bacterium includes these protein-coding regions:
- a CDS encoding ATP-grasp domain-containing protein, which codes for MAQKKKRVEPSSLSVFLEAERISSDLSLVPGKCPPYFNESGIEGLLNRDHIESRIKHLETLEVDAYIQQTVMPSENQKRLSAPELIRQLGGKIIDESTHGPLYFAEMEFSHEGRIRRLGFIAQDRRFRQGIWYPHHHRLAAEKARFFASHGMPIVTFMDTPGAAADLEANLDNQAHSISFLIAEMANLQLPSVGIVYGHGYSGGAIPLATTNILLSVKDGVFNTIHPKGLSSISRNYNLSWQECAKYVGISSYELFAGGYLDGIINYSPNEHHLLPNLRAAILSSIECIEKNAKVFLRTHELFFDHYKESIKHYLDPSELLVEENRIADRSPTGILNVFGSVYRFMRYLKLRNRISSQSILNYSRLSHLKIPEGRLNERLASERQEKFQKWVKTPLEIRYNENLNRSFQEYRDARDNRGKERGKIATFFMGDPKENFGQAVDKMTMEILVYLYNYWKEDASENLIQLHEYLKQIENRPVTHAYNILQILQDKDILLGFQNSFQNIILFDLLYDNVMESLSMIAGELKGTNQISQNSVAMLFERAFDLAMQAFEKQSLNYKSDVIRDSFFKWLVVFIRQKNCDQIMKTVSDWKRMVFPRLSPPLFALVSYYFSNLLPGLHRSQSENVPFDGRITPKNIGIRDFWNRLDRAYKDLLIFNLLREYKKTALAPDTIIQEFFTDFKETYQDLMTSDPVRFPGFRKSIEKAIDNQIRPCGVITGMATYEDGNLKRKVGLVVSNSLFQAGAFDMASGEKVCKLLVDCAEQKLPVVMFISSGGMQTKEGPGSLFSMAVVNDRITRFVKDHDLPVICFGFRDCTGGSQASFVTHILVRTYYLSGSVMPFAGQLVVESHLQASAILSNYLSVRQGSMNGLVQNPFDQNIDERLHEIDPEIPKAELTVKKVISSILTGEYRPSAESHIDETQDEISEQLHVKKLENVLIHARGCTAARLIQGAHDSGLTVILVQSDADIESYPTRLLTANDRLVCIGGNTPQESYLNAMSVIRVAEQENAQSIHPGIGFLSENPAYAKICRTHGFNFIGPHAMTMHLMGNKTNAIETAKKLKVPVVPGSDGVLSDPVHAKAVAEDIGFPVLIKAAHGGGGKGIMVVEDPAQFIPLYSRMSQEALSAFGNGDLYLERYIRSMRHLEVQILRDTHGNSKILGVRDCSVQRKFQKIIEESASNVPDKILKQLYKYTNTLINGIDYIGAGTVEFIYDRKEKKVYFMEMNTRLQVEHPVSEMTSGIDLVHQQFRIASGESIEDLDVRQDGHSIEWRINAERVEKNTSGSIVFLPDPGYLSELFLPAEQHVRVITAVEKGSVVPPYYDSMIVQIVVWGKDRESAIKRLLGYLKRVQVHGISTNQALVQNILEDQVFASGDYDTHFLPEFLKRIDEHELIRQTIEYSGSASTSTEQESLALPGSNELKVISPRMGTFYRANSPEDPPFIKEGEVINRDKVMCLMESMKVFSELTLQMYKGLDGESLYHGFEQFTVKKIMADNGQTVSRGDLLFVIEPVTA